The following are encoded in a window of Bos indicus isolate NIAB-ARS_2022 breed Sahiwal x Tharparkar chromosome 7, NIAB-ARS_B.indTharparkar_mat_pri_1.0, whole genome shotgun sequence genomic DNA:
- the LOC109561000 gene encoding olfactory receptor 2Y1-like: MGSFNTSFREGFILMGFSDWSQLEPILFVFILVFYSLTIFGNTTIITLSLLERQLHTPMYFFLRHLSFLDLCYTTSTVPQLLINLHGLDRTISYEGCVVQLFSSLALGSTECVLLVVMAFDRYAAVCHPLHYTAIMHPHLCQTLAIASWVGGCMNSLVQTGLMMAMPLCGLHLLNHFFCEMTVLLKLACEDTEGTETKMFVARAIILVVPALLILGSYVYIVQTVLKVRSVAGRRKAFGTCGSHLLVVSLFYGSAIYTYLQPMHSYSESEGKFVALFYTIVTPMLNPLIYTLRNKDVKGAVRKVLGRGRYSV, from the coding sequence ATGGGAAGTTTCAACACAAGTTTTAGAGAAGGCTTCATTTTAATGGGCTTCTCAGATTGGTCTCAACTGGAGCCCatcctttttgtctttattttagttttctactCCTTAACTATCTTCGGTAACACCACCATCATCACTCTTTCCCTCCTGGAACGTCAATTGCACACGCCCATGTACTTCTTTCTTAGACATCTTTCCTTCCTGGACCTCTGCTATACCACCAGCACTGTGCCCCAGCTTCTGATCAACCTTCACGGACTTGACCGGACCATCAGCTACGAAGGGTGTGTGGTCCAGCTCTTCAGCTCCCTTGCCCTAGGCTCCACTGAATGTGTGCTCCTGGTGGTGATGGCCTTTGACCGCTATGCTGCTGTCTGTCATCCCCTCCACTACACAGCCATTATGCACCCCCACCTCTGCCAGACACTGGCTATTGCCTCCTGGGTAGGAGGCTGCATGAACTCTCTGGTTCAGACAGGCCTCATGATGGCTATGCCTCTCTGTGGTCTCCATCTCCTGAATCACTTCTTCTGTGAGATGACTGTTCTCCTGAAGCTGGCTTGTGAAGACACAGAAGGGACAGAGACCAAGATGTTTGTGGCTCGAGCCATAATCTTGGTTGTTCCTGCACTACTAATTCTAGGCTCCTATGTATACATTGTTCAGACAGTGCTGAAAGTCAGGTCAGTGGCTGGGAGAAGAAAGGCTTTTGGGACTTGTGGGTCCCATCTCTTGGTGGTTTCACTTTTTTATGGCTCAGCCATCTATACGTACCTCCAACCCATGCACAGTTATTCTGAGAGTGAGGGAAAGTTTGTAGCCCTTTTTTATACCATAGTTACCCCTATGCTCAATCCTCTAATTTATACCCTAAGGAACAAGGATGTGAAGGGGGCTGTGAGGAAGGTACTAGGGAGAGGCAGATACTCAGTGtag
- the MGAT1 gene encoding alpha-1,3-mannosyl-glycoprotein 2-beta-N-acetylglucosaminyltransferase — MLKKQSAGLVLWGAILFVAWNALLLLFFWTRPAPGRLPSDSALDDDPASLTREVIRLAQDAEVELERQRGLLQQIREHHARWSQRWRVPTVAPPVPPRVPVTTPPAVIPILVIACDRSTVRRCLDKLLNYRPSAEHFPIIVSQDCGHEETAQVIASYGSAVMHIRQPDLSTIAVPPDHRKFQGYYKIARHYRWALGQVFHEFKFPAAVVVEDDLEVAPDFFEYFQATYPLLRADPSLWCVSAWNDNGKEQMVDSSKPELLYRTDFFPGLGWLLLAELWAELEPKWPKAFWDDWMRRPEQRQGRACVRPEISRTMTFGRKGVSHGQFFDQHLKFIKLNQHFVPFTQLDLSYLRQETYDRDFLARVYGAPLLQVEKVRTSERSELQEVRVQYTSRDSFKAFAKALGVMDDLKSGVPRAGYRGIVSFLYRGRRVHLAPPQTWDGYDPSWN; from the coding sequence ATGCTGAAGAAGCAGTCTGCAGGGCTTGTGCTGTGGGGTGCCATCCTCTTTGTGGCCTGGAACGCCCTGCTGCTCCTCTTCTTTTGGACACGCCcagcgcctggcaggctaccctcAGACAGTGCTCTTGATGATGACCCCGCCAGCCTCACCCGTGAGGTGATCCGCCTGGCCCAGGACGCCGAGGTGGAGTTGGAGCGGCAGCGGGGCCTGTTGCAGCAGATCAGGGAGCACCATGCTAGGTGGAGCCAGCGGTGGAGGGTACCCACCGTGGCCCCGCCCGTCCCGCCACGAGTGCCTGTGACCACTCCACCAGCTGTAATCCCCATCCTGGTCATCGCCTGTGACCGCAGCACTGTTCGGCGCTGCCTGGACAAGCTGCTGAATTACCGGCCTTCTGCTGAGCACTTTCCCATCATTGTCAGCCAGGACTGCGGGCATGAGGAGACAGCCCAGGTTATCGCCTCCTACGGCAGTGCTGTCATGCACATCCGGCAGCCTGACCTGAGCACCATTGCAGTGCCACCCGACCACCGAAAGTTCCAGGGCTACTACAAGATTGCTCGGCACTACCGCTGGGCACTGGGCCAGGTCTTTCACGAGTTCAAGTTCCCAGCAGCCGTGGTGGTAGAGGATGATCTGGAGGTGGCTCCAGACTTCTTCGAGTACTTTCAGGCCACTTACCCGCTGCTGAGAGCCGACCCCTCCCTCTGGTGTGTGTCTGCCTGGAACGACAATGGCAAGGAGCAGATGGTGGACTCCAGCAAGCCCGAACTGCTCTACCGCACAGACTTTTTCCCTGGCCTGGGCTGGCTGCTGTTGGCTGAGCTTTGGGCTGAGCTGGAGCCCAAGTGGCCCAAGGCCTTTTGGGATGACTGGATGCGCCGGCCAGAGCAGCGGCAGGGCCGGGCCTGCGTGCGGCCCGAAATCTCCAGAACAATGACCTTTGGCCGCAAAGGTGTGAGCCACGGGCAGTTCTTTGACCAGCACCTCAAGTTTATCAAGCTGAACCAGCACTTCGTGCCCTTCACCCAGCTGGACCTGTCGTACCTGCGACAGGAGACTTATGACAGGGATTTCCTTGCACGTGTCTATGGTGCTCCCCTGCTGCAGGTAGAGAAAGTGAGGACCAGTGAGCGGAGCGAGCTGCAGGAGGTGCGAGTGCAGTACACGAGCAGGGACAGCTTCAAGGCCTTTGCCAAGGCCCTGGGAGTCATGGATGACCTCAAGTCTGGTGTCCCCAGGGCCGGCTACCGGGGCATCGTCAGCTTCCTGTACCGGGGCCGCCGTGTCCacctggccccaccccagacctgggATGGTTATGATCCTAGCTGGAATTAG